The nucleotide window TTCATATATATTGGTTATTTGGAGGTACATGGGGTGTAACTAAAGTTATTCCTACAAAAAATAATCAATTAAATAGTGTTGCTATTCCTAAAATTGCTACTGTTATAGTAGCAGTTGTATTAATATTATTTGGTTTTGTTTATCTTGTAAAAACAGAACTAATAAATATTGAACTTCCAAACATAGTCATAGCATATGGATATTGGTTTATTCCTTGTA belongs to Tenacibaculum sp. MAR_2010_89 and includes:
- a CDS encoding DUF3995 domain-containing protein, giving the protein MITLIFSLILFFTFIVLGSFHIYWLFGGTWGVTKVIPTKNNQLNSVAIPKIATVIVAVVLILFGFVYLVKTELINIELPNIVIAYGYWFIPCIFIIRAIGEFNYVGFFKKIKGTEFAKADSKIFSPLCLGIGILGILIQTIK